Proteins co-encoded in one Kutzneria chonburiensis genomic window:
- a CDS encoding MFS transporter, giving the protein MATEVTDFYGRRYRVGESDRELLGHSRNWVLAAACVAMLVAGAGQYGFGLIVGGDYWLLAIWVATQAVAVFPMAWLRERLHVKPMLAMPAGAVLTAAGDLFQGPATAVLGGLGAAVVYGTCFGVVAKWFPERRTYLGLVSGSFAAGAVLFATPLPIIALVVITAAGIVLREPPADWWPAKPDPRKWALDKTVNLSLRHSRPAIRNYTPGQLLRCPTSAVMYVLVACAAAAWLFDVAYTAAFVASSGWGYAFAAVTVCVLTLASGVARWATGWAGEQFGVGRVVRAALALGALGQLLMIVAGQHQSGVLMVFAALLVGTTAGCCYALLPALVEAHFGDQAGLLNFGLVYSAKAVGGIVGIGLATTMVAMYGFAAGFLLAAGLGVLGAVAAAMLRQPGVPRLLVPA; this is encoded by the coding sequence ATGGCAACCGAAGTGACCGACTTCTACGGCCGGCGGTACCGGGTCGGGGAGAGCGATCGTGAGCTGCTGGGGCACTCCAGGAACTGGGTGCTGGCAGCGGCCTGTGTGGCGATGCTGGTCGCGGGGGCAGGGCAGTACGGCTTCGGCCTGATCGTGGGCGGGGACTACTGGCTGCTGGCGATCTGGGTGGCCACGCAAGCGGTTGCGGTGTTCCCGATGGCCTGGCTGAGGGAACGACTGCACGTGAAGCCGATGCTGGCGATGCCGGCGGGGGCAGTCCTGACGGCGGCGGGAGACCTGTTCCAAGGACCGGCCACGGCGGTGCTGGGCGGCCTCGGGGCGGCGGTGGTGTACGGCACGTGCTTCGGCGTGGTGGCGAAGTGGTTCCCGGAAAGGCGAACGTATCTGGGCCTGGTGAGCGGGTCGTTCGCGGCGGGTGCGGTGTTGTTCGCGACGCCGCTGCCGATCATCGCACTGGTGGTGATCACGGCGGCCGGCATCGTGCTGAGGGAGCCGCCGGCGGACTGGTGGCCGGCGAAGCCGGACCCGCGGAAGTGGGCGCTGGACAAGACTGTGAACCTCAGCCTGCGGCACAGCCGCCCGGCGATCCGCAACTACACGCCGGGCCAACTGCTGCGTTGCCCGACCTCGGCGGTGATGTACGTGCTGGTCGCCTGCGCGGCGGCGGCGTGGCTGTTCGACGTTGCCTACACAGCGGCGTTCGTGGCGTCCAGCGGATGGGGCTACGCGTTCGCGGCGGTCACGGTCTGCGTGCTGACGCTGGCCAGCGGCGTGGCCCGCTGGGCGACGGGCTGGGCGGGCGAGCAGTTCGGCGTCGGACGGGTGGTCCGCGCGGCGCTGGCCCTTGGCGCCCTCGGGCAACTCCTGATGATCGTCGCGGGTCAACACCAGTCGGGCGTCCTCATGGTGTTCGCGGCACTGCTGGTCGGCACCACCGCCGGCTGCTGCTACGCCCTACTGCCGGCCCTGGTCGAAGCCCACTTCGGCGACCAGGCGGGCCTGCTGAACTTCGGCCTGGTCTACAGCGCCAAGGCGGTCGGCGGCATCGTCGGCATCGGCCTCGCGACCACCATGGTCGCGATGTACGGCTTCGCGGCGGGCTTCCTGCTCGCGGCGGGCCTGGGCGTCCTCGGCGCCGTCGCCGCCGCCATGTTGCGTCAACCCGGCGTCCCGCGACTGCTGGTGCCGGCCTGA
- a CDS encoding TetR/AcrR family transcriptional regulator, with protein MVIRPRDRRQQVLAAAAGLFWQHGFHRVGMSDIAAEVGIGASALYRHFRGKDDLLAAVVDESLDRLEAVLAAAPLDVSGTLLAVSSVVLARREFGVLWDREGWHLSVEQRRAVRRRLRLGVERVALPLPDQGLLRARAITALMASVSYHRYDVTAAELSDIASALIAVPLPLDREPSPLDGSDPQPVVSRREAVLVAASRLFAAHGSSAVSIADIGEAAGIAAPTVYNHFASKQELLVAALSRGTESMWLSLHHVLRTASGPSSALTRALDAYFSFATANPDLVRLLLAEVLTADTLDRSRREYTLELSALLQRARPELSVDLAGTRVLGAIGIINALTQVPDLRGRPEIATFAHAALWS; from the coding sequence ATGGTCATCCGTCCCCGCGACCGTCGGCAGCAGGTGCTGGCCGCCGCTGCCGGCCTGTTCTGGCAGCACGGCTTCCACCGGGTCGGCATGAGCGACATCGCCGCCGAGGTCGGGATCGGGGCCAGTGCGCTGTACCGGCACTTTCGGGGCAAGGACGACCTGCTCGCCGCCGTCGTCGACGAGAGCCTCGACCGTCTCGAGGCCGTTCTCGCCGCCGCCCCGTTGGACGTTTCCGGCACCTTGCTCGCCGTTTCCTCGGTTGTCCTGGCTCGTCGGGAGTTCGGGGTGTTGTGGGACCGCGAGGGTTGGCACCTGTCCGTGGAGCAACGCCGCGCCGTCCGCCGACGCCTGCGTCTCGGCGTAGAGCGCGTCGCCCTTCCCTTGCCCGATCAGGGTTTGCTCCGGGCCCGGGCCATCACCGCGTTGATGGCCAGCGTTTCCTACCACCGCTACGACGTCACCGCTGCCGAGCTCTCCGACATCGCTTCGGCTTTGATCGCCGTCCCCCTGCCGCTTGACCGTGAACCGTCCCCTTTGGACGGTTCCGATCCCCAGCCCGTCGTTTCCCGCCGCGAGGCCGTCCTCGTCGCCGCGTCCCGCCTTTTCGCCGCCCATGGCTCGTCCGCCGTCAGCATCGCCGACATCGGCGAGGCCGCCGGCATCGCCGCCCCCACCGTCTACAACCACTTCGCCAGCAAGCAGGAGCTTCTGGTCGCTGCCCTCTCCCGCGGCACCGAGTCCATGTGGCTTTCCCTGCACCACGTCCTCCGCACCGCTTCCGGTCCTTCGTCAGCTTTGACCCGGGCCCTCGACGCCTACTTCTCTTTCGCCACCGCCAATCCCGACCTGGTCCGCCTCCTCCTCGCCGAGGTCCTCACCGCCGACACCCTCGACCGCTCCCGCCGCGAGTACACCCTCGAGCTCTCCGCCCTCCTCCAGCGCGCCCGCCCCGAGCTGTCGGTTGACCTCGCCGGCACCCGCGTCCTCGGCGCCATCGGCATCATCAACGCCCTGACCCAGGTCCCCGACCTCCGCGGACGCCCGGAGATCGCCACCTTCGCCCACGCCGCGCTGTGGAGTTGA
- a CDS encoding MAB_1171c family putative transporter has translation MLTVALVATVVVAAAALMLRLRMLVRVTVDRRPGHVLALGFAAWFLAVPLEIESFAVGVDRWAGWALAWPLLHVIACAGGFFTQTFFWLATADPLQRTKVASLVRRSAVIGVSALAVGLILFATMPRDVDFLRGPAGRMVTPGPVHPVAALSYVVIVSYFAYTIASFTSASWRWAAKADLPWLRRGLRLHTIGCVFGLLFCVHVVGYQLAEAFGITPPWVQLQAEGALVAVSLVTAFVGVTAPAWGPRIEAFARATRHYRHRRRLYPLWRLLTGATVTLDPPRSEWHDRLRLRPGQQHALVYRRVIELWDGLLALHPTMSGETGLDGPDLAGDIDWWLGIARAARSRPLDDVLAAYQGQP, from the coding sequence GTGCTGACCGTCGCCCTGGTGGCCACGGTCGTGGTCGCCGCCGCCGCGCTGATGCTCCGGCTGCGCATGCTCGTGCGCGTCACCGTCGACCGGCGACCCGGGCACGTGCTGGCACTCGGCTTCGCCGCGTGGTTCTTGGCCGTGCCATTGGAGATCGAGTCGTTCGCGGTGGGCGTGGACCGCTGGGCCGGCTGGGCGTTGGCCTGGCCGCTGCTGCACGTGATCGCCTGCGCCGGCGGCTTCTTCACGCAGACCTTCTTCTGGCTGGCCACTGCGGATCCCTTGCAGCGCACCAAAGTTGCCTCGCTGGTGCGGCGTTCGGCGGTGATCGGCGTTTCGGCGCTGGCGGTCGGGCTGATCCTGTTCGCGACCATGCCCCGTGACGTCGACTTCCTGCGCGGACCGGCCGGTCGGATGGTCACCCCCGGCCCGGTGCATCCCGTGGCTGCCCTGAGTTACGTCGTGATCGTCAGCTACTTCGCTTACACCATCGCGAGTTTCACCTCGGCGTCGTGGCGCTGGGCGGCCAAGGCCGACCTGCCGTGGCTGCGGCGTGGGCTGCGGCTTCACACCATCGGCTGCGTATTCGGGCTGTTGTTCTGTGTGCACGTGGTGGGATACCAGCTGGCCGAGGCGTTCGGGATCACGCCGCCGTGGGTGCAGCTCCAGGCCGAGGGCGCCTTGGTCGCGGTGAGTCTGGTGACTGCGTTCGTCGGCGTGACCGCGCCGGCCTGGGGGCCGCGGATCGAGGCGTTTGCCCGCGCTACCAGGCATTATCGCCACCGTCGGCGGCTATATCCGTTGTGGCGCCTGCTGACCGGCGCCACGGTCACGCTCGATCCGCCGCGGTCCGAGTGGCACGACCGGCTGCGGCTGCGGCCCGGGCAGCAGCACGCCCTGGTGTACCGGCGGGTGATCGAGCTGTGGGACGGGCTGCTTGCCTTGCACCCCACCATGTCCGGCGAGACCGGGCTGGACGGGCCCGATCTGGCCGGGGACATAGACTGGTGGCTCGGGATCGCGCGGGCCGCGCGGTCCCGTCCGCTCGACGACGTGTTGGCCGCCTACCAAGGACAGCCGTGA
- a CDS encoding helix-turn-helix transcriptional regulator, protein MSTDRAISAVAALDDGLRRGMFDFIRAARHPVTRDEAAAAVGISRKLAAFHLDKLVDAGLLRAHYEGVGRVGRAPKVYEPSDVDVQVSIPARQYDLLADILIDAVLSEDPRGSAEPIATERGREVGTAEREGERPGRLGTERALTMTCRLLARHGFEPLRDTPTTVRMRDCPFHPLASKARDLVCGINRAFLEGVIDGLEARTVEAVLAPGGAGGCCVELRPRPEE, encoded by the coding sequence GTGAGCACCGATCGGGCGATCAGCGCCGTTGCCGCCCTCGACGACGGCCTGCGCCGCGGCATGTTCGACTTCATCCGCGCCGCCCGACACCCCGTGACCAGGGACGAGGCGGCCGCCGCCGTGGGCATCTCCCGCAAGCTCGCCGCGTTCCACCTGGACAAACTGGTCGACGCCGGCCTGCTGCGGGCCCACTACGAGGGCGTCGGCCGCGTCGGCCGTGCCCCCAAGGTGTACGAGCCGTCGGACGTGGACGTGCAGGTCAGCATCCCGGCCCGGCAGTACGACCTGCTGGCCGACATCCTCATCGACGCCGTGCTGTCGGAGGATCCGCGCGGCTCGGCCGAACCCATCGCCACCGAACGCGGCCGCGAGGTCGGGACGGCCGAGCGTGAGGGGGAGCGGCCCGGGCGGCTGGGCACCGAGCGCGCGCTGACCATGACCTGCCGGCTGCTCGCGCGGCACGGCTTCGAGCCGCTGCGGGACACCCCGACGACCGTCCGCATGCGCGACTGCCCGTTCCACCCGCTCGCGTCCAAGGCCCGCGACCTGGTGTGCGGCATCAACCGGGCGTTCCTGGAGGGCGTGATCGACGGGCTGGAGGCCCGGACCGTGGAGGCGGTGCTCGCGCCGGGCGGCGCCGGCGGCTGCTGCGTCGAGCTGCGGCCGCGCCCGGAGGAGTGA
- the fdhD gene encoding formate dehydrogenase accessory sulfurtransferase FdhD, with protein MGRVTARRRVVRVVDGRVSARPDTLAAEEPLEIRVGGQPLSVTMRTPGHDFDLAAGFLVSEGVIGKAGELNAIRYCAGATVDGGNTYNVLDVTLAAGVPPPDPSVERNFYTTSSCGLCGKASLDAVRATSRWTVEYDELQVDIDTVTTMPDTLRTAQLVFDRTGGLHAAGLFTRDGRLLCLREDVGRHNAVDKVIGWALREDRLPLSGTVLMVSGRASFELVQKAVMAGIPVLAAVSAPSSLAVELAAEMGLTLIGFLRGTSMNVYTGSRRLGL; from the coding sequence ATGGGCCGCGTCACGGCACGGCGACGTGTCGTCCGGGTGGTGGACGGCCGGGTGAGCGCCCGGCCGGACACCCTGGCCGCCGAGGAGCCGCTGGAGATCCGGGTCGGCGGTCAGCCGCTGTCGGTCACGATGCGCACGCCCGGCCATGATTTCGACCTGGCGGCGGGCTTTCTGGTCTCCGAGGGCGTGATCGGCAAGGCCGGCGAGCTGAACGCGATCCGGTACTGCGCCGGCGCGACCGTCGACGGCGGCAACACATATAACGTCCTGGACGTTACTTTGGCCGCCGGGGTGCCGCCGCCGGATCCGTCGGTGGAGCGCAACTTCTACACCACCTCCTCGTGCGGCCTGTGCGGCAAGGCCAGCCTGGACGCGGTGCGGGCGACCAGCCGCTGGACCGTCGAGTACGACGAGCTCCAGGTCGACATCGACACCGTCACCACGATGCCGGACACCCTGCGCACGGCCCAGCTGGTGTTCGATCGAACGGGTGGCCTGCACGCCGCGGGACTGTTCACCCGGGACGGTCGGCTGCTGTGCCTGCGCGAGGACGTCGGCCGACACAATGCCGTGGACAAGGTGATCGGCTGGGCGCTGCGGGAGGACCGCCTGCCGTTGAGCGGAACCGTGCTCATGGTCAGCGGCCGAGCATCCTTCGAGTTGGTGCAGAAGGCGGTGATGGCCGGCATCCCGGTGCTGGCCGCGGTGTCGGCGCCGTCCTCGCTGGCCGTCGAGCTGGCCGCGGAGATGGGGCTGACGCTGATCGGCTTCCTGCGCGGCACGTCCATGAACGTCTATACCGGCAGCCGACGACTGGGACTCTGA
- a CDS encoding phytoene/squalene synthase family protein translates to MTSELDAAGIRDPQLRACYLRCKELLAAHDKSYYLASLLLPPARRPFVQAIYGFARHADEMVDGSDTASFAPWRDQILADLKAGDTADEFGRALLHTLQTWDIPVHLVETFLDAMASDLVVTSYETYSDLEVYMHGAAGTMALQLVPVLGGRSAEAAEAMRLMGIAFQLTNILRDVGDDLRRGRVYLPAEDLRRFTVTEIGLSPEFRSLIKFEIARARELYRQARAGVPLLEPVGRQTALAGMDLYGGILGAIERADYDVLSQRVSVGTARQLAVAVPALGRSWLTRLAAVRSS, encoded by the coding sequence GTGACCTCTGAGCTCGATGCCGCCGGCATCCGCGATCCCCAGCTGCGTGCGTGCTACCTGCGGTGCAAGGAGTTGCTGGCCGCGCACGACAAGTCCTACTACCTGGCTTCGCTGTTGCTGCCGCCGGCCCGGCGGCCGTTCGTGCAGGCCATCTACGGCTTCGCCCGGCACGCCGACGAGATGGTCGACGGCTCCGACACCGCTTCGTTCGCGCCTTGGCGTGACCAGATCCTCGCCGATCTGAAGGCCGGCGACACCGCCGACGAGTTCGGCCGCGCGCTGCTGCACACCTTGCAGACCTGGGACATTCCCGTGCACCTCGTCGAGACCTTTCTCGACGCCATGGCTTCGGACCTGGTCGTCACGTCGTACGAGACCTACAGCGACCTCGAGGTCTACATGCACGGCGCCGCCGGCACCATGGCCTTGCAGCTGGTGCCCGTGCTCGGCGGTCGTTCGGCCGAAGCCGCCGAGGCCATGCGCCTGATGGGCATCGCCTTCCAGCTCACCAACATCCTGCGTGACGTCGGCGACGACCTGCGCCGCGGCCGCGTCTACCTGCCGGCCGAGGATCTTCGCCGCTTCACCGTGACCGAGATCGGCCTGAGCCCCGAGTTCCGTTCCCTGATCAAGTTCGAGATCGCCCGGGCCCGCGAGCTCTACCGCCAGGCCCGTGCCGGCGTGCCGCTGTTGGAGCCCGTCGGCCGTCAGACCGCCCTGGCCGGGATGGACCTGTACGGCGGCATTCTCGGCGCCATCGAACGCGCCGACTACGACGTGCTTTCCCAGCGGGTCAGCGTCGGAACCGCGCGGCAGCTCGCTGTCGCCGTGCCCGCGTTGGGCCGGTCATGGCTGACCCGGCTCGCCGCGGTCCGTTCGTCGTAA
- a CDS encoding acyl-CoA synthetase codes for MELTQCVHRAVRQTPDRPATIFGDRVRTWAQSADRIARLAAALQDLKVAPGDRVGLLALNSDIYHELLLAVPWADAVVTPVNTRWSVSEIAFSLTDSDTKVLYVDETFAPMVPQLREQAPCLTTVIGGAEVVDYLIDTHEPIPDARRGGQTLAGIFYTGGTTGHPKGVMLSHANMIVSALGSAAAGTFVEPGGRSLHTAPMFHLADIAAWTARNLVGGTHVMVPSFTPQGVAAAIERHEVTDVLLVPTMIQLLVDSGEAAAYDLSSLRHLVYGASPISDAVLDRAANRLPGTEFMQAYGMTELAPVATLLSPEAHHNARLCRSAGRAAPHAEVMVVDEQDHEVPRGTVGEIVVRGGNVMLGYWNRPEETETALRGGWMHTGDGGYMDENGYVYIVDRLKDMIVSGGENVYSAEVENALAKHPAVASCAVIGVPDEQWGERVHAVVVLVDGHEPSAEELRAHCKEHIASYKAPRSVEFVAELPVSGAGKILKRVLRSRHWEGRDRGVQ; via the coding sequence ATGGAGCTGACCCAGTGCGTGCACCGCGCGGTCCGGCAGACGCCGGACCGGCCCGCGACGATCTTCGGCGACCGGGTCCGGACCTGGGCGCAGAGCGCGGACCGGATCGCCCGGCTGGCCGCCGCGCTCCAAGACCTCAAGGTCGCGCCGGGCGACCGGGTCGGGCTGCTGGCGCTGAACTCGGACATCTACCACGAGCTGCTGCTCGCCGTGCCGTGGGCCGACGCGGTGGTCACGCCGGTCAACACCCGGTGGTCGGTGAGCGAGATCGCCTTCTCGCTCACCGACTCCGACACCAAGGTGCTGTACGTGGACGAGACGTTCGCCCCGATGGTGCCGCAACTGCGCGAGCAGGCCCCGTGCCTGACCACGGTCATCGGCGGCGCGGAGGTCGTGGACTACCTGATCGACACCCACGAGCCCATCCCGGACGCGCGCCGCGGCGGCCAGACGCTGGCCGGCATCTTCTACACGGGCGGCACGACCGGCCATCCCAAGGGCGTGATGCTCAGCCACGCCAACATGATCGTCTCGGCGCTGGGCAGCGCCGCCGCCGGCACGTTCGTCGAGCCGGGCGGCCGCTCGCTGCACACGGCGCCGATGTTCCACCTCGCCGACATCGCCGCCTGGACGGCGCGCAACCTCGTCGGCGGCACGCACGTGATGGTGCCCTCCTTCACGCCCCAGGGCGTGGCCGCGGCGATCGAGCGCCACGAGGTGACCGACGTGCTCCTCGTGCCGACGATGATCCAGCTGCTCGTCGACTCCGGAGAGGCGGCCGCGTATGACCTGTCGAGCCTGCGCCACCTGGTCTACGGCGCGTCCCCGATCTCCGATGCCGTACTGGACCGCGCGGCGAACCGCTTGCCCGGCACGGAGTTCATGCAGGCGTACGGCATGACCGAGCTCGCGCCGGTGGCGACGCTGCTCAGCCCCGAGGCGCACCACAACGCCCGCCTGTGCCGCTCGGCCGGCCGGGCCGCGCCGCACGCCGAGGTGATGGTGGTCGACGAGCAGGACCACGAGGTGCCGCGCGGCACGGTCGGCGAGATCGTGGTGCGCGGCGGCAACGTGATGCTGGGCTACTGGAATCGGCCCGAGGAAACGGAAACCGCGCTGCGCGGCGGGTGGATGCACACCGGCGACGGCGGCTACATGGACGAGAACGGTTACGTGTACATCGTCGACCGGCTCAAGGACATGATCGTCTCGGGCGGCGAGAACGTGTACTCGGCCGAGGTGGAGAACGCGCTGGCCAAGCACCCGGCCGTCGCGTCGTGCGCGGTGATCGGCGTGCCGGACGAGCAGTGGGGTGAGCGTGTGCACGCCGTTGTCGTCCTGGTGGACGGGCACGAACCGAGCGCCGAGGAGCTGCGCGCGCACTGCAAGGAGCACATCGCGAGCTACAAGGCGCCCCGGTCGGTGGAGTTCGTGGCGGAGTTGCCGGTGTCAGGGGCCGGCAAGATCCTCAAGCGGGTGCTGCGGTCCCGGCACTGGGAGGGCCGGGACCGCGGAGTCCAATAA
- a CDS encoding molybdopterin molybdotransferase MoeA — MTTGWTEARQVARDAAEPLEAITVDLGGALGLALAEHLPALVSLPLCDTSAMDGYAVRGTGPWQVIGRRLAGACTSGAALEPGQALEIATGAPIPLGTWAVLPVELSALEGSTVAGELPGKHHIRRRGEDIPRGRRVLQAGSVVTPAALGLAASVGYDVLRVHRRPRVRVVVSGDELLTTGLPTHGQVRDAIGPLLPGLITAAGGELLDTQFVADRAGALSESLACDDVDVVAVCGSTSVGPADHLRPVLGALKADVLVDGVACRPGHPQLLAALPDGRHVVGLPGNPFAALAAGHTLLAPLLHGLAGHSPKAPLTGRLRGAVTARATETRLVPAVRTDDALVPVGRDRAGNLWGAAMADVLAVVPPQWTGPEVEVLPSETPSGALFALPE; from the coding sequence ATGACCACGGGCTGGACGGAAGCCAGGCAGGTCGCGCGGGACGCGGCCGAGCCGCTGGAGGCGATCACGGTCGATCTGGGCGGGGCGCTGGGGCTGGCGCTGGCCGAGCACCTGCCGGCCCTGGTGTCACTGCCGCTGTGCGACACGTCGGCGATGGACGGCTACGCGGTGCGGGGCACGGGCCCGTGGCAGGTGATCGGCCGCCGCCTGGCCGGAGCGTGCACGTCAGGCGCGGCATTGGAACCGGGTCAGGCGTTGGAGATCGCCACCGGCGCGCCGATTCCCCTTGGCACCTGGGCAGTCCTACCGGTCGAACTGTCCGCACTGGAGGGTTCGACCGTCGCCGGTGAGCTGCCGGGCAAGCACCACATCCGCCGCCGCGGCGAGGACATTCCCCGCGGCCGCCGGGTGTTGCAGGCCGGCAGTGTCGTCACGCCGGCGGCGCTCGGACTCGCGGCGAGCGTGGGCTACGACGTCCTTCGCGTGCACCGCAGGCCCCGAGTTCGCGTCGTGGTGAGCGGCGACGAGCTGCTCACGACTGGCCTGCCCACTCACGGCCAGGTCCGCGACGCCATCGGCCCGCTGCTGCCTGGCCTGATCACTGCGGCCGGCGGCGAGCTGCTCGACACCCAGTTCGTCGCCGACCGCGCCGGCGCGCTGTCCGAATCCCTGGCCTGCGACGACGTGGATGTGGTCGCCGTCTGCGGCTCCACCTCTGTCGGACCCGCCGACCACCTGCGTCCCGTACTCGGCGCGCTGAAGGCTGACGTTCTGGTCGACGGCGTCGCCTGCCGCCCCGGCCATCCGCAACTACTGGCCGCTCTACCCGACGGCCGGCACGTCGTCGGCCTGCCCGGCAACCCTTTCGCCGCCCTCGCCGCCGGCCACACCCTGCTCGCCCCGCTCCTGCACGGTCTCGCCGGCCACTCCCCCAAGGCCCCACTCACCGGCCGTCTCCGCGGTGCCGTCACTGCCCGTGCCACCGAAACACGCCTCGTACCCGCCGTTCGCACCGACGACGCCCTCGTCCCCGTCGGCCGCGACCGCGCCGGCAACCTCTGGGGCGCTGCCATGGCCGACGTGCTGGCCGTCGTCCCTCCACAGTGGACCGGTCCCGAGGTCGAGGTCCTCCCCTCTGAAACCCCCTCCGGCGCCCTCTTCGCGCTGCCAGAATGA
- a CDS encoding LysR family transcriptional regulator, with translation MFKPAQLESFLAVAQTLSFTQAADQLGVRQSTISQHVRQLEATLGKQMFLRDTHTVELTPDGEAMVGFARTILDTGREAVSFFAGPQLRGRLRFGASEDFVATYLTDVLRDFRRRHPGVELELTVGLSGELHRKLEARQLDLVFGKRQLGAAHGQLVWRDRLVWVGTETTRIDPAADVPLILYPEPSVSRAQALETLQWHGRGFRIACTSTSLSGLRAAVLAGLGVTAHTRSLIPHDLVELGPQQGLPALGEVEFVLSPPPRVRTETARALGAAIIADANRLRHAR, from the coding sequence ATGTTCAAGCCGGCACAGCTGGAGAGCTTCCTGGCCGTCGCTCAGACGCTCAGCTTCACCCAGGCCGCCGACCAGCTCGGCGTCCGGCAGTCGACGATCAGCCAGCACGTGCGGCAGCTGGAGGCGACCCTCGGCAAGCAGATGTTCCTGCGCGACACGCACACCGTCGAGCTGACGCCGGACGGCGAGGCCATGGTCGGCTTCGCCCGCACCATCCTCGACACCGGCCGGGAGGCGGTGAGCTTCTTCGCCGGACCTCAGCTGCGCGGACGGCTGCGGTTCGGGGCCTCGGAGGATTTCGTCGCCACGTACCTGACCGACGTGCTGCGGGACTTCCGGCGGCGCCATCCCGGCGTGGAGCTGGAGCTGACCGTGGGGCTCAGCGGCGAACTGCACCGCAAGTTGGAAGCTCGCCAACTGGATCTTGTTTTCGGCAAACGGCAACTGGGCGCGGCCCACGGGCAGCTGGTGTGGCGGGACCGGCTGGTCTGGGTCGGCACCGAGACCACCCGGATCGATCCCGCCGCCGATGTCCCGCTGATCCTGTACCCGGAGCCGAGCGTCAGCCGTGCGCAAGCGTTGGAAACCCTGCAGTGGCATGGCCGAGGGTTTCGCATCGCCTGCACGAGCACCAGCCTGAGCGGGCTGCGCGCGGCCGTGCTGGCCGGACTCGGCGTGACCGCTCACACCCGTAGCCTCATCCCGCACGATCTGGTCGAACTCGGCCCCCAGCAGGGACTTCCGGCCCTTGGCGAGGTCGAGTTCGTACTGTCGCCGCCGCCCCGTGTGCGCACCGAGACGGCCAGGGCCCTTGGGGCAGCCATCATCGCCGACGCCAACCGCTTGCGCCACGCGCGCTAG
- a CDS encoding glycosyltransferase: protein MRVLLSTIGSRGDVQPVVALALRLREIGHEARLCAPPDFREWIEGLGIDFVPLGPEVRPGTKPDSEVRRLGATPEGRQQLMNGTVATQFETLLPAADGCEVILGWSALQIAAPSIAEKLGIRHVYATFSPNQLPSGQLPPAPLPGRVYPADADNHALWALESQVWNEQWRPAVNSNRASIGLEPIEDVLSQMNSPRPWLAADPVLGPWPGDLDVVQTGAWLMRDTRPLPADLARFLDDGEPPVFFGFGSTGDTRSEVVATMVAAARACGRRAVISSGWADLELAAAADDVLLIGEANFQALFPRVAAAVHHGGSGTTTVTSISGTPHVIVPHRYDQFYWADRVAALGIGVRHDGTEPTVESLTAAVDRALRPEVASAAKGVAAEMVRDGVEIAADLLVN from the coding sequence ATGCGCGTGTTGCTGTCGACCATCGGGTCGCGCGGTGACGTCCAGCCAGTGGTCGCGTTGGCTCTTCGGCTACGGGAAATCGGGCACGAGGCGCGGTTGTGCGCGCCGCCGGATTTCCGGGAATGGATCGAAGGGCTGGGCATCGACTTCGTGCCGCTCGGACCAGAGGTGCGGCCGGGCACGAAGCCGGACTCCGAGGTCAGGCGGCTCGGCGCGACGCCTGAGGGCCGTCAGCAGCTGATGAACGGCACCGTGGCCACGCAGTTCGAGACCTTGCTGCCGGCGGCCGATGGCTGCGAGGTGATCCTGGGCTGGTCGGCGTTGCAGATCGCGGCGCCCTCGATAGCGGAAAAACTCGGTATTCGCCACGTCTACGCCACATTCAGCCCGAATCAACTCCCTTCCGGGCAACTCCCGCCGGCGCCGCTGCCCGGACGGGTATATCCGGCTGACGCCGACAATCATGCGCTGTGGGCGCTGGAATCGCAGGTGTGGAACGAGCAGTGGCGGCCGGCGGTCAATTCCAACCGGGCGTCGATCGGGCTTGAGCCGATCGAGGACGTGCTGAGCCAGATGAACTCGCCACGCCCGTGGCTGGCGGCCGATCCGGTGCTCGGGCCGTGGCCCGGCGATCTTGACGTGGTGCAGACCGGGGCGTGGCTGATGCGGGACACCCGGCCGCTGCCGGCCGATCTCGCGCGGTTCCTGGACGACGGCGAACCGCCGGTGTTCTTCGGCTTCGGCAGCACCGGCGACACCCGGTCCGAGGTCGTGGCCACGATGGTCGCGGCGGCGCGGGCCTGCGGTCGTCGGGCCGTGATCTCCAGTGGCTGGGCCGATCTGGAGCTGGCCGCCGCGGCCGACGACGTGCTACTCATCGGCGAGGCCAACTTCCAGGCGCTGTTCCCGCGGGTGGCCGCGGCGGTGCACCACGGCGGCTCCGGCACCACCACCGTCACCTCGATCTCCGGCACGCCGCACGTGATCGTGCCGCATCGCTACGATCAGTTCTACTGGGCGGATCGTGTTGCGGCGCTGGGCATCGGCGTTCGGCACGACGGCACCGAGCCGACCGTGGAGTCGTTGACCGCGGCCGTCGATCGCGCGCTGCGACCCGAAGTTGCGTCGGCGGCCAAGGGTGTGGCGGCGGAGATGGTCCGTGACGGCGTCGAGATCGCCGCGGATCTCCTTGTGAACTAA